One genomic region from Clostridium saccharobutylicum DSM 13864 encodes:
- a CDS encoding DUF6803 family protein: MNMTHYMSLLADNQPWNLIIFMAIPVICAEALTISEFFIIFNKSKNGGLRSFNKVIGIFDGLYFTGIFIYLFSTAVIPLTQSGGWHGIIDILAVGFYLSGFIFLLPIALMELGIIFKNKTFDEKMKIHFLLLGGFLVVAHIAMIFGMVNPSLVSNMSNMPNM, from the coding sequence ATGAACATGACTCATTACATGTCTTTGCTTGCAGATAATCAGCCTTGGAATTTAATAATTTTCATGGCAATACCAGTAATTTGCGCAGAGGCTCTTACAATCTCAGAATTCTTTATTATATTTAACAAATCAAAAAATGGAGGTTTAAGAAGTTTTAATAAAGTTATAGGAATATTTGACGGACTATATTTTACAGGAATTTTCATTTATCTATTCTCTACAGCTGTTATTCCATTAACTCAATCTGGTGGATGGCATGGCATTATAGATATATTAGCTGTAGGTTTCTATCTATCAGGATTTATCTTCCTACTTCCTATTGCATTGATGGAGCTAGGAATAATATTTAAAAATAAAACTTTTGATGAAAAAATGAAAATTCATTTTCTTCTTCTGGGAGGATTTTTAGTTGTTGCACATATTGCAATGATATTTGGTATGGTAAATCCATCGCTTGTATCTAATATGTCAAATATGCCAAATATGTAG
- a CDS encoding isochorismatase family cysteine hydrolase, with the protein MKKALLVIDAQEDFIGEQRNKKRFNYEEVDELVRNMNNKIRIYEKNKDEVIYIAHVLTSSFFNKKIFGYGIAGSFGAKIDKRIKIVSENYFEKQFANAFKNNNLIKFIKDNKIDEVELIGVDGTGCIAGTAKGAVHIGLKVTISNDAVGTRNIEKLLKISTKLKSFGVAYI; encoded by the coding sequence ATGAAAAAGGCACTTTTAGTCATTGATGCTCAAGAAGACTTTATTGGGGAGCAGCGGAATAAGAAAAGATTCAATTATGAAGAAGTAGATGAACTTGTGAGAAATATGAATAATAAGATTAGAATTTATGAAAAAAATAAAGATGAAGTAATTTATATAGCACATGTTTTGACTAGTAGCTTCTTTAATAAGAAAATTTTCGGATATGGAATAGCAGGAAGTTTTGGAGCCAAAATTGATAAAAGAATAAAAATTGTATCAGAAAATTATTTTGAAAAACAATTTGCTAATGCTTTCAAAAATAATAATTTAATAAAATTTATCAAAGATAATAAAATAGATGAAGTTGAGCTTATTGGTGTTGATGGAACTGGATGTATTGCTGGAACAGCTAAAGGAGCAGTACATATTGGACTTAAAGTTACTATTTCTAATGATGCTGTAGGAACAAGAAATATAGAGAAACTTCTTAAAATAAGCACAAAATTGAAAAGCTTTGGCGTAGCATATATATAG
- a CDS encoding ribonuclease Z gives MIDLILLGCGGGMPMPNRFLSSLLISYRGRKILIDCGEGTQVSMRMCNAGFKSIDVICITHIHGDHIVGLPGLLGTIGNSGRKEPITIIGPKGITEAVNGLRVIASWLPYEINVIENPRDIIYVDNNYINKDIEISTLELDHSAPCIGYSFYLKRKPKFDPKKAAMNNVPKTIWSKLQKSQESIYFEGIEYNPEMVMGENRKGIKISMTTDTRPIEDIVEFVKKSDYFICEGTYGDDSDIEKAIKNKHMTFREAATLSKNADVKKLLLTHFSTAIAEPDIYINNAKEIFEDTIIGYDRYNITLNFEDDKNNEN, from the coding sequence ATGATTGATCTAATTTTATTAGGATGCGGTGGCGGAATGCCTATGCCAAATAGATTTTTATCATCTCTTTTAATTAGTTATAGAGGAAGAAAAATACTTATAGATTGTGGAGAAGGAACTCAAGTATCTATGCGAATGTGTAATGCAGGATTTAAAAGCATAGATGTTATATGTATTACACATATTCATGGAGATCATATAGTTGGCCTTCCAGGATTACTTGGAACTATAGGAAACAGTGGAAGAAAAGAGCCAATTACAATCATTGGACCGAAAGGAATAACAGAAGCTGTAAATGGACTTAGAGTCATTGCAAGTTGGTTACCTTATGAAATTAATGTAATAGAGAATCCAAGAGATATTATTTATGTAGATAACAATTACATAAATAAAGATATAGAGATATCAACATTAGAGCTTGATCATTCAGCTCCTTGTATTGGATATAGCTTTTATTTGAAAAGAAAACCAAAATTTGATCCTAAAAAAGCTGCTATGAATAATGTTCCTAAAACTATTTGGAGTAAGCTTCAAAAAAGTCAAGAGAGCATATATTTTGAAGGTATAGAATATAACCCTGAAATGGTTATGGGCGAAAATAGAAAAGGAATAAAAATTAGTATGACTACTGATACAAGACCAATCGAAGATATTGTGGAATTTGTGAAAAAAAGTGATTATTTTATTTGTGAAGGAACATATGGAGATGATAGTGATATAGAAAAAGCAATTAAAAATAAGCATATGACATTTAGAGAAGCAGCCACTTTATCTAAAAATGCTGATGTAAAAAAACTTTTATTAACGCATTTTAGTACTGCGATTGCAGAGCCTGATATTTATATTAATAATGCAAAAGAAATTTTTGAAGATACAATAATTGGATATGATAGATATAATATTACTCTAAATTTTGAA